The Sporocytophaga myxococcoides genome includes a window with the following:
- a CDS encoding DUF7619 domain-containing protein, whose product MKKIYILLVIFIAFGAKAQENTWANFPINGVAHPFKSLSQTAPPQTDIYGNIWILEIDALLKIKGTDTARYTNFPNIPNSSINAISLTISGDKVAFSYYGYRDEGGITKFTSYLGFYDGTDLGFYSEVYFGGDSVSSLPFIQIRQTNKYIWIVKGDKLIQFDKTNNYKIYPNNESQLPKPLVGPTLLQNNPGSVILTDKGEFYVFEDTKNDWEKLLPADSPMGTLQPSCGILYLAGKNKVYTYFNNTLQSFDAPITSLGGPYGVSITEFKPGVFSFSYSKGFVLVSNGKVFVRFFADFTENNEVYRARFDGRSPLSNAFLDNGTLILRYTSETSSRESIYFSLFDDELKFEEKRSYNHFSFLYKKSNGENLFHFIEFDQTESVPLSLVVINNNDTTRIPLPKPLQRLDGIAGDSNFIWLKHTAFGEDSLSAIWRMRRDQNIIKGIIYYDINKNGIQDPYEFGVSKYPLTINPSGITIFPDRNGNFSFVGSVEEVYTMEIQGTFDYISTTLPYTMQNSGENKIGITVANPEPEICTNFFTPWPRCETIGMGSIKVENTGLKGIELIKLTLIGDPLAQINSLDAVSSKTDTLKFEISEFLPLDAILIPFEIHFPGGDKVGEILNFKLIADIYSNESIVSSTFDNISTIVRCSYDPNDKSVTPAGIGEEHLTPMNSALNYLIRFENTGNDTAYTVIVYDTLDLNLNLSTFNVLGSSHPVITEISKEGVVAFHFENIMLPDSTTNKEKAQGFVRFSVEPKKDLKEGTIIKNKAGIVFDKNEPILTNTVFNTFATPVITSYRDKTEKAGFLYPNPAKDMVYIRTDEKTEVFVYDFTGKLILQNKNTSINTAGWNEGLYIFKLADSKGNIQGVEKVIITK is encoded by the coding sequence ATGAAAAAAATCTACATCTTACTAGTAATTTTTATTGCTTTTGGAGCAAAGGCTCAGGAAAATACCTGGGCAAACTTTCCGATTAATGGAGTCGCTCATCCTTTTAAGTCACTTTCTCAAACTGCGCCCCCCCAAACTGATATTTATGGAAATATCTGGATCCTGGAAATTGATGCTTTACTCAAGATTAAAGGTACAGATACTGCACGATATACCAATTTCCCGAATATTCCTAACTCAAGTATAAATGCAATCTCCCTTACAATCTCCGGTGATAAAGTTGCTTTCAGCTATTATGGGTATAGAGACGAGGGCGGAATAACCAAATTCACAAGTTACCTGGGATTTTATGATGGGACTGATTTGGGATTTTATTCTGAAGTCTATTTCGGAGGAGATTCAGTTTCCTCATTGCCATTTATTCAGATCAGGCAAACGAATAAGTATATCTGGATTGTCAAAGGTGATAAGCTGATTCAGTTTGATAAAACAAATAACTATAAAATTTATCCAAACAATGAGAGCCAGCTTCCAAAGCCTTTAGTGGGGCCAACTTTGCTGCAAAACAATCCCGGTAGTGTGATTTTAACAGACAAAGGAGAATTTTATGTTTTTGAAGATACTAAGAACGATTGGGAAAAGCTTTTGCCAGCAGATTCTCCAATGGGGACATTACAGCCATCATGCGGGATTCTGTATTTAGCAGGGAAGAATAAAGTATACACTTATTTTAATAATACCCTTCAGTCATTTGATGCCCCGATAACTTCTCTTGGTGGGCCATATGGAGTCAGCATTACAGAATTTAAACCTGGTGTTTTTAGTTTTAGTTATTCAAAAGGATTTGTGTTGGTAAGCAACGGAAAAGTATTTGTCAGATTTTTTGCAGACTTTACAGAGAATAATGAAGTTTATCGGGCAAGATTTGATGGAAGAAGTCCCCTTTCTAATGCCTTTCTTGACAATGGGACCTTGATACTGAGATATACATCTGAAACGTCGTCACGCGAATCGATTTACTTTTCCCTGTTTGATGATGAACTGAAGTTTGAAGAAAAGAGAAGTTATAATCATTTCTCTTTCTTATACAAGAAATCAAATGGCGAAAATCTTTTTCATTTCATAGAGTTTGACCAGACAGAGTCGGTACCTCTTAGCCTTGTCGTAATTAATAATAATGATACAACCCGTATTCCATTGCCCAAACCACTCCAACGGTTGGACGGAATTGCTGGAGATAGTAACTTTATCTGGCTTAAACATACTGCATTCGGGGAAGATTCTCTATCTGCCATCTGGAGAATGAGAAGAGATCAGAATATTATTAAAGGAATCATTTACTATGATATAAATAAGAATGGAATTCAGGATCCTTATGAGTTTGGTGTTAGTAAATATCCTTTAACGATAAATCCTTCCGGTATCACAATTTTTCCGGATAGAAATGGTAACTTCTCTTTTGTTGGTTCAGTGGAGGAGGTGTATACCATGGAAATCCAAGGGACATTTGACTATATTTCTACAACATTACCTTATACTATGCAGAATTCGGGAGAAAATAAAATCGGTATAACAGTAGCTAATCCTGAACCTGAGATCTGCACAAATTTCTTTACCCCTTGGCCTCGTTGTGAGACAATTGGCATGGGATCAATAAAGGTTGAGAATACAGGGCTAAAAGGGATAGAATTAATAAAGCTTACACTTATAGGAGATCCGCTTGCCCAAATCAATTCCCTTGATGCTGTATCTTCCAAAACTGATACCCTGAAATTTGAAATTTCTGAATTCTTACCACTTGATGCCATATTAATTCCTTTTGAAATTCATTTTCCAGGAGGAGATAAAGTTGGGGAAATACTGAATTTTAAACTGATTGCAGATATTTACTCTAACGAATCAATTGTCAGCTCAACTTTTGACAATATAAGCACAATAGTGCGTTGCTCTTATGATCCTAACGACAAATCAGTGACTCCTGCAGGCATAGGAGAAGAGCACCTTACTCCGATGAACTCTGCCCTTAATTACCTGATCAGATTTGAAAATACAGGTAATGATACAGCATATACTGTTATAGTTTATGATACACTTGATTTAAATTTAAATCTTTCAACATTTAATGTGTTAGGGTCTTCCCATCCTGTAATCACTGAAATATCTAAAGAAGGAGTAGTGGCGTTTCATTTTGAGAATATCATGCTTCCTGACAGCACCACCAATAAGGAAAAAGCTCAAGGATTTGTAAGGTTTTCAGTGGAACCTAAAAAGGATTTAAAGGAGGGAACTATCATTAAAAATAAAGCAGGAATTGTCTTTGATAAAAATGAGCCGATTTTAACAAACACGGTTTTTAATACCTTTGCCACGCCTGTAATAACTTCTTATAGGGATAAGACAGAGAAAGCAGGTTTCTTATATCCAAATCCCGCTAAGGATATGGTTTATATCCGGACAGATGAAAAAACAGAGGTTTTTGTTTATGACTTCACTGGGAAATTAATCTTGCAAAACAAGAATACCTCCATTAATACTGCAGGTTGGAATGAAGGACTTTACATATTCAAACTGGCAGATTCCAAAGGAAATATTCAAGGCGTTGAAAAAGTAATCATTACTAAATAG
- the cmk gene encoding (d)CMP kinase: MKKIIIAIDGYSACGKSTTAKIVASKLGYAYIDTGAMYRATTLYFHDHYINITDPKAIHKALENIQITFVFNPKTNRSETYLNGLNVEDEIRKMYISENVSEVSAIKEVRKYMVALQQKMGKKKGLVMDGRDIGTAVFPTAELKIFMQADMNVRAFRRQQELLEKKQVVGIEDIIENIAKRDHLDTTREEGPLKKAEEAYVLDTTHMTVDEQVDFVINLSVGKMIESQNSIIIS, translated from the coding sequence ATGAAGAAAATTATCATAGCAATAGATGGGTACTCTGCTTGTGGTAAAAGCACTACGGCTAAGATAGTTGCTTCCAAATTAGGATATGCCTATATCGATACAGGTGCCATGTACAGAGCAACCACTTTGTATTTTCACGACCACTATATAAATATCACTGATCCGAAGGCAATTCATAAAGCGCTTGAAAATATCCAAATTACTTTTGTCTTTAATCCGAAAACCAACAGGAGTGAAACTTATCTGAATGGGTTAAATGTAGAAGATGAAATTCGCAAAATGTATATTTCTGAAAATGTAAGTGAAGTAAGCGCTATTAAGGAAGTAAGAAAATACATGGTGGCACTTCAGCAGAAAATGGGAAAGAAGAAAGGGCTGGTCATGGATGGAAGAGATATCGGAACCGCCGTTTTCCCAACAGCAGAATTGAAAATTTTTATGCAGGCGGATATGAATGTTAGAGCATTTCGTCGTCAACAGGAGTTATTGGAAAAAAAGCAGGTGGTCGGAATTGAAGATATCATTGAAAATATAGCGAAAAGAGACCATCTTGATACGACCAGGGAAGAAGGCCCGTTAAAGAAAGCGGAAGAGGCCTATGTGCTGGATACCACTCACATGACTGTCGATGAACAGGTCGATTTTGTGATTAATCTTTCTGTGGGAAAAATGATTGAAAGCCAAAATTCGATTATAATTAGTTAA
- a CDS encoding 4-hydroxy-3-methylbut-2-enyl diphosphate reductase — translation MNVTIDKNSGYCFGVEFAIQMAEDEMDQGGELYCLGDIVHNAMEVDRLTKKGLKVINREQLKELRDCKVLIRAHGEPPETYQLALNNNIELVDASCPVVLKLQNRVKSAFDKMEEVDGQIVIYGQEGHAEVVGLTGQTRDKAIVVTKEEDLEKIDFNRPVTLFSQTTKSTKGFYRISALIEEKMKEQKGGEVVNYDYNDSICRQVSNREPQLQKFSKEHDVIVFVSGKKSSNGKALYSVCKAENEKSYFVENELELDPNWFKATDSVGICGATSTPMWLMENVATYIKNIFAETGTAS, via the coding sequence ATGAACGTTACGATAGATAAAAATTCAGGCTATTGTTTTGGAGTCGAGTTCGCCATTCAGATGGCTGAAGATGAAATGGATCAGGGAGGAGAACTCTATTGCCTGGGAGATATCGTACATAATGCAATGGAGGTAGACCGCCTCACTAAAAAAGGGCTAAAAGTTATAAACCGGGAGCAGTTAAAAGAACTGCGCGACTGCAAAGTCCTTATCAGGGCTCACGGCGAACCTCCTGAGACTTACCAGCTTGCTCTTAATAACAATATTGAATTGGTAGATGCTTCCTGTCCTGTTGTTTTAAAGCTTCAAAACAGGGTTAAGTCAGCATTTGATAAGATGGAGGAAGTGGATGGTCAGATTGTCATTTATGGTCAGGAGGGGCATGCTGAAGTGGTAGGACTAACCGGACAGACAAGAGATAAAGCTATAGTTGTTACCAAAGAAGAAGATCTTGAAAAGATAGATTTTAACCGTCCGGTAACATTGTTTAGCCAGACAACAAAAAGTACCAAGGGCTTTTACAGGATTTCTGCCCTTATTGAGGAAAAAATGAAGGAACAAAAGGGGGGCGAAGTAGTTAATTATGATTACAACGACAGCATTTGCCGTCAGGTATCAAATAGAGAACCTCAGTTACAGAAGTTTTCAAAGGAGCATGATGTAATAGTGTTTGTCAGCGGGAAAAAAAGCTCCAACGGAAAAGCCTTATATTCCGTATGCAAAGCCGAAAACGAGAAAAGCTATTTTGTGGAAAACGAACTTGAACTGGATCCCAACTGGTTTAAGGCAACCGATTCTGTCGGAATATGCGGAGCAACCTCGACTCCAATGTGGCTTATGGAAAATGTAGCCACCTATATAAAAAATATATTCGCTGAGACAGGAACAGCTTCCTGA
- a CDS encoding DUF502 domain-containing protein encodes MKKFLRYFLQGLLFVIPLFFTVYVLVVFIRWVDNFVPSLFETELFPGLGIVIVVTVVTIIGYLGSTLIAKPAFTVFENFLYKLPLINLIYSSTKDVVGAFVGDKKKFSQPVMVKVNKDFDFYRLGFITQTDLNVINLPDKVAVYFPHSYNISGNLYIVPKERITIIQAPSSEVMKFVVSGGVSGFHH; translated from the coding sequence ATGAAAAAATTTCTGAGATATTTCCTTCAGGGGTTACTGTTTGTAATACCACTGTTTTTTACAGTATATGTGTTGGTAGTATTCATCCGCTGGGTAGATAACTTTGTTCCCTCTTTGTTTGAGACAGAGCTCTTTCCAGGATTGGGAATAGTTATCGTTGTTACCGTTGTAACGATCATAGGTTATCTCGGCTCTACACTAATTGCCAAGCCGGCATTCACTGTTTTTGAAAACTTTTTGTATAAACTTCCACTTATAAATCTCATCTATTCATCTACCAAAGATGTAGTGGGAGCATTTGTGGGAGATAAGAAAAAGTTTAGCCAGCCGGTAATGGTGAAGGTGAACAAGGATTTTGATTTTTACAGATTAGGCTTCATCACACAAACAGATCTTAATGTGATTAATCTGCCTGACAAAGTAGCGGTATATTTTCCACACTCCTATAATATCTCCGGTAATCTTTATATAGTTCCCAAAGAACGCATTACCATCATTCAGGCGCCAAGCTCGGAAGTGATGAAGTTTGTGGTGTCAGGTGGGGTTTCGGGGTTTCATCATTAG
- a CDS encoding ATP-binding protein — MNIPSIAGKSKPQMVLNCDVLEKELMWFKYFIEYRVRRHIGESGAETCFPEPPELEERTSFYVHFIKHFNLNFSERVLVLLALAPHLKPNILDAFFTKNSDGRIFTEFGGKISPANKFLPTAETYIFLIAGNELYQRLKAIDIFKPSSRVRFDNIISFIPESEDSFLDTEVKITQEQLSFILSGEGYKPNFNSSFPATLLKTGMSWDDLIIAPEVLEEINEITVWIRHGDNLLLNYGLGKTIKRGYRTLFYGPPGTGKTLTASLIGKTNKLDVYRIDLSMVVSKYIGETEKNLANIFDLAENKNWILFFDEADALFGKRTQTKDAKDRYANQEVSYLLQRIEDFPGVVILATNLKSNIDDAFSRRFQSMIYFPMPSPDLRLKLWENAFTDKFELSEKIDLRKIANEYELAGGAIINVVRYCALMALNRNSNLITSEDLINGIRKEFRKDGRTS; from the coding sequence ATGAATATTCCAAGCATTGCGGGAAAAAGCAAACCACAGATGGTATTGAATTGTGACGTTCTTGAAAAGGAATTAATGTGGTTTAAATATTTTATAGAATATAGGGTTCGCAGGCACATAGGAGAGTCCGGAGCAGAAACCTGCTTTCCCGAACCTCCCGAACTGGAGGAGAGAACTTCCTTTTACGTACATTTTATAAAGCATTTTAATTTAAATTTTAGTGAACGCGTACTTGTACTTCTGGCATTGGCTCCACATCTAAAGCCTAATATCTTGGATGCTTTTTTCACTAAAAATTCTGACGGAAGAATATTTACCGAATTCGGTGGAAAAATCAGTCCGGCTAACAAATTTCTTCCTACAGCTGAGACATACATTTTTCTAATTGCCGGAAATGAATTATATCAGAGATTAAAAGCTATTGATATATTCAAACCCTCTTCAAGAGTGAGATTTGATAATATCATCAGCTTCATACCTGAATCTGAAGATTCCTTTTTAGATACAGAAGTCAAAATTACTCAGGAGCAACTTTCATTTATCCTTTCAGGAGAAGGGTATAAACCAAACTTTAACAGTTCCTTTCCTGCCACGCTTTTAAAGACGGGAATGAGTTGGGATGATCTCATCATTGCTCCAGAAGTTCTTGAGGAAATCAATGAGATAACAGTATGGATCAGACATGGGGATAATTTATTGCTGAACTATGGTCTTGGAAAAACTATTAAAAGAGGTTACAGAACCTTATTCTACGGACCTCCGGGAACGGGGAAAACACTTACTGCATCTTTAATAGGCAAAACCAATAAACTGGATGTATACAGGATTGACTTGTCAATGGTCGTTTCCAAGTACATTGGTGAAACAGAAAAGAATCTTGCAAATATCTTTGACCTTGCTGAAAATAAGAACTGGATATTATTCTTTGATGAAGCCGATGCATTGTTCGGCAAGAGAACTCAGACGAAGGATGCAAAGGACAGATATGCGAATCAGGAAGTTTCTTATCTTTTGCAAAGAATAGAGGACTTTCCGGGAGTAGTAATTCTGGCCACCAACCTTAAATCAAACATAGACGATGCATTTTCGAGGCGTTTTCAGTCTATGATATATTTCCCTATGCCAAGCCCCGATTTAAGACTGAAGCTTTGGGAAAATGCTTTTACAGATAAGTTTGAATTAAGCGAAAAAATAGATCTTAGAAAAATAGCTAATGAATATGAGCTTGCCGGTGGCGCAATCATAAATGTAGTCCGCTATTGTGCTTTAATGGCCTTGAATAGAAATTCAAATCTGATCACTTCAGAAGATCTGATCAATGGGATAAGGAAGGAGTTTAGGAAAGATGGACGGACGTCATAG
- a CDS encoding SRPBCC domain-containing protein yields MTELLETYVSSPDREVLNIRIVKASREQVFKAWSKPDYLKKWWGPHGFTNTFNEFNFHPGGKWSFVMHGPDNKNYPNESVFVKVVEPELVILNHISQPKFQIQSTFEEISVNETKLYFRMIFKTPEECNKLKGFVSDKNEENLDRLETVLKEMQ; encoded by the coding sequence ATGACTGAATTACTGGAAACATACGTATCCTCTCCGGATAGAGAAGTACTAAATATCAGAATCGTGAAAGCATCCAGGGAGCAGGTCTTTAAAGCCTGGTCCAAACCTGATTATCTGAAGAAGTGGTGGGGGCCTCATGGTTTTACCAATACTTTTAATGAATTTAATTTCCATCCAGGAGGGAAGTGGTCATTCGTTATGCATGGTCCGGATAATAAAAACTATCCTAATGAAAGTGTTTTTGTAAAAGTTGTGGAGCCAGAGTTGGTCATATTAAATCATATTTCCCAACCAAAATTTCAGATACAATCAACCTTTGAGGAGATTTCTGTAAATGAAACAAAATTATACTTCAGGATGATCTTTAAGACTCCGGAAGAATGCAATAAGCTGAAAGGGTTTGTTAGTGATAAGAATGAAGAGAATCTGGACAGGCTGGAAACAGTGCTGAAAGAGATGCAATAA
- a CDS encoding DUF6928 family protein: MSKIKDRAVEEVINPVDNEVHIGRYKNNLIICAPDMPLTFFDDEAGHAEKELIHKFPGAEICSIVLHSVVNLWGYAVIKDGKRIRARAGSSDDGTFLESGEPLKAELDLLAKSQINDEGKRVYLFEDFPDEPMSEDQVGENFVFEVAGRYLGEPLDSCDDFLFNTRLTGYRYSKVINPSFEKAGKPWWKFW; this comes from the coding sequence TTGTCAAAGATTAAAGATCGGGCTGTTGAAGAAGTAATAAATCCTGTTGACAACGAGGTGCATATTGGCAGATATAAAAACAATCTTATCATATGTGCTCCTGATATGCCCTTAACCTTTTTTGATGATGAGGCAGGGCATGCAGAAAAGGAGTTGATTCATAAGTTTCCCGGTGCAGAAATATGTTCTATTGTATTACATAGCGTTGTAAACCTTTGGGGGTATGCTGTTATCAAAGACGGAAAAAGAATACGTGCCAGAGCAGGAAGTTCAGACGACGGGACTTTCCTTGAGTCGGGCGAGCCATTGAAAGCGGAACTTGATTTATTGGCCAAATCACAAATTAATGATGAAGGGAAAAGAGTATATCTTTTTGAAGATTTTCCTGATGAACCCATGTCTGAAGATCAGGTAGGAGAGAATTTTGTATTTGAAGTAGCCGGAAGATATTTGGGAGAACCGCTTGATAGTTGTGATGATTTTTTATTTAATACCAGGCTGACAGGTTATAGATACTCTAAGGTTATAAATCCATCTTTCGAAAAAGCAGGCAAGCCATGGTGGAAGTTCTGGTAG
- a CDS encoding YdeI/OmpD-associated family protein, which translates to MMTNTKIEKPLVDAEYLLEKIPGKGGWTYVVINEITADKRAKFGWVKVRGSIDDFKLNQYKLMPMGNGKLFLPVKAEIRKKIKKQEGDNVRVILYLDERPLGIPEEIMECFKNEPEAVFQNFSAFTEGEQNAYLAWIYEAKKEDTKAERIVKMMDWVADNKKLHEL; encoded by the coding sequence ATGATGACAAATACTAAAATAGAAAAGCCACTCGTTGATGCTGAATATTTGCTTGAAAAGATTCCTGGAAAGGGAGGATGGACCTATGTAGTCATCAATGAAATTACAGCGGACAAAAGAGCGAAATTTGGTTGGGTAAAGGTTAGAGGTAGTATTGATGACTTTAAGCTTAATCAATACAAGCTTATGCCCATGGGAAATGGTAAATTATTTTTGCCGGTAAAAGCCGAGATAAGAAAAAAAATCAAAAAGCAGGAAGGTGATAACGTCAGAGTAATTCTTTATCTGGACGAGAGACCTTTGGGTATTCCAGAAGAAATAATGGAGTGTTTTAAAAATGAACCTGAAGCAGTCTTTCAGAATTTTTCAGCCTTTACAGAAGGAGAACAAAATGCGTATCTTGCCTGGATATATGAAGCTAAGAAGGAAGATACAAAGGCCGAAAGAATTGTGAAGATGATGGACTGGGTAGCTGATAATAAAAAATTGCATGAATTGTAA
- a CDS encoding SDR family oxidoreductase has product MMAFEGKIILITGASRGIGAATALLAASRGYHVCVNYVKNEVAANAIVKKIEDIGGKAFAYQADVGDEAQVKEMFRQIDIKLGPVTALVNNAGTLELQSRVEGISNERFLRTLKNNILGTFLCSKEAIARMSTRNGGNGGNIVNVSSIGAKTGSPGEYVDYASSKGAIDSFTVGLSKEVAPEGIRVNAVRPGFIYTDIHESGGEAGRIDRIKSTIPMLRGGNPEEVASAILWLLSDEASYTTGTFIDIAGGR; this is encoded by the coding sequence ATGATGGCTTTTGAAGGAAAAATTATACTAATTACAGGAGCCAGCAGAGGCATCGGAGCTGCAACAGCACTCCTTGCCGCTTCCCGTGGGTATCATGTTTGTGTAAACTATGTCAAAAATGAAGTAGCAGCAAATGCCATTGTGAAAAAGATTGAAGATATCGGAGGTAAAGCTTTTGCTTATCAGGCAGACGTAGGAGATGAAGCACAGGTTAAAGAGATGTTCAGACAAATTGATATTAAGCTCGGACCTGTAACTGCTTTAGTTAATAACGCAGGTACTCTGGAGTTGCAATCCAGGGTTGAAGGAATAAGTAATGAAAGATTTTTAAGAACCCTTAAAAATAATATCCTGGGTACTTTTCTTTGTTCCAAAGAGGCCATTGCCCGAATGTCAACCCGTAATGGTGGTAATGGCGGAAATATTGTGAATGTATCCTCAATCGGAGCTAAAACAGGCTCTCCTGGAGAATATGTTGATTATGCTTCATCTAAGGGCGCTATTGATTCTTTCACTGTAGGTCTTTCCAAAGAGGTAGCTCCTGAAGGGATAAGAGTGAATGCAGTAAGACCTGGTTTTATTTATACAGATATACATGAAAGTGGAGGGGAGGCTGGAAGGATTGACAGAATTAAATCAACAATTCCTATGTTGAGAGGTGGGAATCCAGAAGAGGTTGCCAGCGCTATTCTTTGGTTGCTTTCTGATGAAGCATCCTATACTACCGGCACATTTATAGATATTGCAGGAGGCAGATAA
- a CDS encoding D-alanyl-lipoteichoic acid biosynthesis protein DltD translates to MKESVIENTSEVKVPSIEVEIQSEVAKKEKNRLWVYLVLIPLIFVGDRGIGAFLEYLTMTSNLRYSKLYNGKGEADVVILGNSRGNGYYEPEIRKITGMTTLNLSYNALPGEVGQVLIEDYFERYKTKLLIVDISLVMRTEDQVITSFSPYISKSEKMDSLIHDVSSATARGCQISKLYQYNSELFHRALYYLGNQEGDWILDKQIKEELLTLDNLDDSLDVVITKKGLDNLKVIADVAKKHNAKVEFVIAPYHSIWLNKIHNIKDFLAAVTKHTGVEVRDYCRLTNDKTCYSDYLHLNKKGSLLYMKQLQDDGVFDLN, encoded by the coding sequence ATGAAAGAATCTGTTATTGAAAATACCAGCGAAGTAAAAGTTCCTTCCATTGAAGTTGAGATACAATCAGAAGTTGCCAAAAAAGAGAAGAACAGGCTTTGGGTTTATCTGGTTTTAATTCCTCTGATATTTGTGGGAGACCGTGGCATTGGTGCATTCCTTGAATATCTGACCATGACAAGCAATCTTCGGTATTCTAAGTTGTACAATGGCAAAGGAGAAGCTGACGTTGTCATTCTCGGAAACTCAAGAGGAAACGGCTACTATGAACCAGAGATCAGAAAGATCACAGGAATGACAACTCTTAACTTGAGTTATAATGCTTTACCTGGGGAGGTAGGACAGGTCCTTATTGAAGATTATTTTGAAAGATATAAAACAAAGCTTCTTATTGTTGATATAAGTCTTGTCATGAGAACTGAAGATCAGGTAATCACCAGCTTCAGCCCCTATATAAGCAAGTCAGAAAAAATGGATTCGCTTATTCATGACGTATCCTCTGCTACTGCAAGGGGATGCCAGATATCTAAATTGTACCAATATAATTCAGAGCTCTTCCACAGAGCATTGTACTACCTGGGCAACCAGGAAGGTGACTGGATCCTGGATAAACAAATAAAAGAAGAACTATTAACACTTGATAATCTGGATGACAGCCTTGATGTAGTAATCACAAAAAAGGGGCTCGACAATCTGAAGGTAATTGCGGATGTGGCTAAGAAGCACAATGCCAAAGTTGAATTCGTAATAGCACCATATCATTCTATCTGGCTGAATAAGATTCATAACATTAAGGACTTCCTTGCTGCTGTTACGAAACATACAGGAGTTGAGGTGAGAGATTATTGCCGCTTAACAAATGATAAAACATGCTATTCAGATTACCTTCACCTGAATAAAAAAGGAAGCCTGCTTTATATGAAGCAACTTCAGGATGATGGAGTATTTGATTTGAATTAA